The Nitrospira tepida genome includes a window with the following:
- a CDS encoding RAMP superfamily CRISPR-associated protein, protein MTTRDYTVQFLTPAFLGDAEQNGRWRTPPLKALLRQWWRVVYAADHGFRINVDAMRREEGLLFGNAWLENEFSKSQVRLRIDRWESGTLKSWNGLEQPNVTHPEVQRTNYKVGPHAYLGYGPLDGRGGTKLNERVKAVVDVGESAILRLAMPNEDASRLHRALWLMDRYGTVGGRSRNGWGSFTLTPTNGTPTLEGQLPLRDWKACLACDWPHAIGLDTTGPLIWQTEPRDDWKAVMRELAIIKIGLRTQFVFPNHRPPHNNPLQRHWISYPITTHTVAEWKRKNLRLPNCLRFKARPAPNASKQVVGVIVHVPCTPPSEFQPNKAALQSTWQTVHKLLDELVKPTSARSYAMIADADRRSKLKPELDKVTLQRIPE, encoded by the coding sequence ATGACCACGCGTGATTACACGGTTCAATTCCTGACCCCGGCGTTTCTCGGCGACGCCGAGCAGAACGGCCGGTGGCGGACGCCACCGTTGAAGGCGCTGCTCCGGCAGTGGTGGCGCGTCGTGTACGCCGCCGATCACGGCTTTCGCATAAACGTTGACGCCATGCGCCGCGAAGAGGGGCTCTTGTTCGGCAATGCGTGGCTGGAGAACGAGTTCTCGAAAAGCCAAGTCCGGCTCCGCATAGATCGCTGGGAGTCAGGTACCTTGAAGAGCTGGAACGGCCTAGAGCAACCCAATGTCACTCATCCTGAAGTGCAACGAACCAATTACAAGGTTGGTCCCCATGCCTATCTCGGCTACGGGCCACTGGATGGACGAGGTGGGACAAAATTAAACGAAAGGGTCAAGGCCGTTGTGGACGTCGGTGAATCCGCCATCCTCCGGCTTGCCATGCCCAATGAAGACGCCTCTCGCCTCCACCGTGCCCTGTGGCTCATGGACCGCTATGGCACGGTCGGCGGCCGCAGCCGCAACGGCTGGGGGTCGTTCACGCTGACGCCGACCAACGGGACGCCCACGCTCGAAGGACAGCTCCCCCTGCGTGATTGGAAGGCCTGCCTCGCCTGCGACTGGCCGCACGCCATCGGCCTGGACACGACAGGCCCGCTCATCTGGCAGACGGAGCCGCGCGACGACTGGAAAGCGGTGATGCGAGAATTAGCGATCATCAAGATCGGGCTGCGGACGCAGTTCGTGTTCCCGAATCACAGACCGCCGCACAACAACCCTCTGCAACGGCACTGGATCAGTTATCCGATCACCACTCACACTGTCGCTGAGTGGAAGCGAAAGAATTTACGTCTTCCCAACTGCCTGCGTTTTAAGGCGCGTCCGGCGCCCAACGCCTCCAAACAGGTCGTCGGCGTGATTGTTCATGTGCCGTGCACGCCGCCCTCCGAATTCCAACCGAACAAGGCGGCTCTCCAAAGCACGTGGCAGACGGTGCACAAGCTGCTTGATGAACTCGTCAAACCGACGAGCGCCCGGAGCTACGCGATGATCGCTGATGCGGATCGGCGATCCAAACTCAAACCCGAGCTTGACAAGGTGACCTTGCAACGCATTCCGGAGTGA
- the cas10 gene encoding type III-B CRISPR-associated protein Cas10/Cmr2, with the protein MNDDLIWQTKLAARLHDPAEKALVLLRDPEGHEGGTSRALHRDLGFHNLPVKEWLDPDNAQVLDTVLFKHGIPIAMYKTVKRADWWAAGADRPQWPVDTVPTKSGETTTSRVVNWARVRWTEVPVLIHPLTGTPFDLGHLADTDIGDIKARSFEHFSRLIVKEGEHVDWKRTLLAFWRFGPELREGKDSGQLGHLWPLLPAETRVPDHSIWDHLDLTSAFAGGFASDPQGEVALLALSIGPVQSFIAAARSTSDLWAGSHLLSRLSWEAMKVVCERLGPDAILFPRLRGIPQVDVWLRDEMKLPAQWFAGCNWTERTTDANPLFAAALPNRFVAVVPASQSREIAQAVEARVRTWLQDLGKNIVDRLLEAAGLADGTDKHCHRQMREQLQGFPEVHWAAVPFSLIRARDESKQTDLDVTQLSEAMAPFFGVAPGQACGFLETPAWEVLQKEAKFADGTTFFSPKPGVLYPAVYDLAERVLAAAKSVRSFEQVEQKGWRDSLTGESEWLTDDPVLLNVPPGKRKSRRDEGFREGDHVETLWTHLADEKPAWAKKGEHLGALSAIKRLWPSLFAEEVARATGQPVGQVPRFVVSTHTMALAYQLDQWLDAGAPMGGELRDRLADTDSVPLPRKLARKYGQRDVLEFAKRLPGLLDAVREGENERALRKVEGLIKEAFALADGGQKEVRLETYYALLLMDGDHMGRILSGDARYAITYQESFHPEVQQRFKEQAQHHDTIKAYGEQKRALSPNRHLAISGALNDFALHVVPEVIESEHLGRVLYAGGDDVLAMLPVVDVCSAMRRLRCGYSGHDPEQAALDWRAVRRETRMVVKEGYAFLRGQLMRMMGEKATASCGAVIAHHQAPLAMVLRELRAAEQRAKKEGGRDAFSITVIKRSGGVLSLTAKWGEPLDVLVALRNFLAEPAVSRRAVYNSLLWLQDLPPDASAGMLGSLLAYQFGRQTSRIEVWHKHEGPLLSNRIAALACKEKARLDWLARFMGVAEFLAREARVNVKDAEPATAKLSR; encoded by the coding sequence ATGAACGACGATCTCATCTGGCAAACCAAACTTGCCGCCCGTCTTCACGACCCGGCGGAAAAGGCGCTCGTCTTGCTCCGGGACCCGGAGGGCCACGAGGGCGGGACGAGCCGTGCGCTGCATCGAGATTTAGGCTTCCACAATCTGCCGGTGAAAGAGTGGCTCGATCCGGATAATGCCCAGGTGCTCGATACCGTGCTCTTCAAACACGGTATCCCGATCGCGATGTACAAAACCGTCAAGCGCGCCGACTGGTGGGCGGCGGGTGCCGATCGGCCCCAGTGGCCGGTGGATACTGTGCCGACAAAATCAGGCGAGACCACAACCTCGAGGGTCGTAAATTGGGCGCGCGTGCGCTGGACGGAAGTGCCTGTCTTGATTCATCCGCTGACAGGCACACCATTCGACCTGGGCCATCTTGCTGACACCGACATCGGGGATATCAAGGCCCGGAGCTTCGAGCACTTCTCGCGCTTGATTGTCAAAGAGGGGGAGCACGTCGATTGGAAACGGACGCTGCTGGCCTTCTGGCGCTTTGGGCCGGAACTGCGCGAGGGGAAAGACAGCGGGCAACTCGGCCATCTGTGGCCCCTGCTACCGGCGGAGACGCGCGTGCCGGATCATTCGATCTGGGATCATCTTGATCTCACTTCAGCATTCGCTGGTGGCTTCGCAAGCGATCCTCAAGGGGAAGTGGCCCTCTTGGCGCTGTCGATCGGGCCGGTCCAGTCCTTCATTGCGGCGGCCCGCTCGACGTCCGATCTGTGGGCCGGCTCGCATCTGCTGTCGCGGCTGTCGTGGGAAGCGATGAAGGTGGTGTGTGAGCGGCTGGGGCCGGACGCAATCCTGTTTCCACGGCTACGGGGCATACCCCAAGTGGATGTGTGGTTGCGCGACGAGATGAAACTGCCCGCACAATGGTTCGCAGGCTGCAACTGGACGGAAAGGACGACGGATGCGAATCCCCTTTTTGCCGCCGCCCTTCCCAACCGTTTTGTTGCGGTGGTGCCGGCCTCGCAGTCGCGCGAGATCGCACAAGCAGTTGAAGCTCGTGTGCGCACCTGGTTGCAGGACCTCGGAAAGAACATCGTGGATCGATTGCTTGAAGCAGCCGGCTTGGCTGACGGGACGGACAAGCACTGCCACAGGCAGATGCGGGAGCAGCTCCAGGGCTTCCCGGAAGTGCATTGGGCGGCTGTGCCCTTTTCGCTGATCCGAGCTCGCGACGAATCGAAGCAGACCGATCTCGACGTAACGCAGTTGTCCGAGGCCATGGCGCCTTTCTTTGGCGTGGCGCCGGGGCAAGCCTGTGGCTTTCTAGAAACTCCGGCGTGGGAGGTGTTGCAGAAGGAGGCGAAGTTTGCTGATGGAACGACCTTCTTTTCACCAAAGCCGGGCGTCCTCTACCCGGCGGTGTACGACCTAGCCGAGCGCGTCCTTGCAGCAGCGAAAAGTGTGCGGTCGTTCGAACAGGTCGAACAGAAGGGCTGGCGCGATTCGCTGACCGGCGAGAGCGAATGGCTCACGGACGATCCGGTTCTTCTGAACGTGCCGCCGGGCAAGCGGAAGAGCCGGAGAGACGAAGGCTTTAGGGAGGGCGACCATGTCGAGACACTCTGGACGCACCTTGCCGACGAGAAGCCGGCATGGGCCAAGAAAGGCGAGCACCTCGGGGCACTGTCGGCCATCAAGCGGTTGTGGCCCTCCCTCTTTGCCGAAGAGGTGGCTCGGGCAACTGGCCAGCCGGTCGGTCAGGTGCCGCGCTTCGTCGTCTCCACGCACACCATGGCACTGGCGTACCAGCTCGACCAGTGGCTCGATGCCGGTGCGCCGATGGGTGGTGAGCTTCGCGATCGTCTCGCAGACACCGATTCGGTCCCCCTGCCTCGCAAGCTTGCCCGGAAATACGGCCAGCGTGATGTCTTGGAATTCGCCAAACGGTTGCCGGGCTTGCTCGATGCGGTACGCGAAGGCGAAAACGAACGAGCGCTGCGTAAGGTGGAGGGCCTGATCAAAGAGGCTTTTGCCCTGGCGGATGGCGGGCAAAAGGAAGTTCGCCTCGAAACCTACTATGCCCTCCTGCTGATGGATGGTGACCACATGGGCCGCATCCTCTCAGGCGATGCGCGGTATGCCATTACCTACCAGGAGAGCTTTCACCCGGAGGTGCAACAGAGGTTCAAGGAGCAAGCCCAACACCATGACACGATCAAAGCCTACGGCGAGCAGAAGCGCGCCTTGTCTCCCAATCGGCATCTCGCCATCTCCGGGGCCCTGAACGATTTCGCCCTTCACGTGGTTCCGGAAGTCATCGAAAGTGAACACCTCGGCCGTGTCCTCTACGCGGGTGGTGATGATGTGCTGGCCATGCTGCCCGTGGTGGATGTGTGTTCGGCTATGAGGCGCTTGCGCTGTGGATACAGTGGGCATGACCCTGAACAGGCTGCGCTCGACTGGAGAGCTGTCCGTCGTGAGACGCGCATGGTCGTCAAGGAGGGATACGCTTTCTTGCGCGGACAGCTCATGCGGATGATGGGAGAAAAAGCCACGGCCTCCTGCGGCGCGGTGATCGCCCATCATCAGGCTCCCTTGGCCATGGTGCTGCGGGAACTGCGCGCGGCGGAGCAGCGGGCGAAAAAAGAGGGCGGGCGCGATGCCTTCTCGATCACGGTCATCAAGCGGTCGGGCGGGGTCTTGTCGCTCACTGCCAAGTGGGGCGAACCGCTGGATGTGCTGGTGGCGCTGCGCAACTTTCTGGCGGAGCCGGCGGTGTCGCGCCGCGCGGTTTATAACAGCCTCCTGTGGCTTCAGGACCTGCCGCCCGATGCGTCGGCTGGGATGCTGGGGAGTCTGCTCGCCTATCAATTTGGGCGACAGACCTCTCGCATTGAAGTGTGGCACAAACACGAGGGGCCTCTGCTCTCCAACCGAATTGCGGCGCTCGCATGCAAAGAGAAGGCTCGGCTCGACTGGCTCGCGCGCTTCATGGGTGTGGCGGAGTTCTTGGCCCGGGAAGCACGGGTTAACGTGAAGGACGCAGAGCCGGCAACAGCAAAACTTAGCCGATAA
- a CDS encoding type III-B CRISPR module-associated protein Cmr3, whose product MGITANRQALFIEPLDVLVLRGNKLFGDPGSYGESLVPPWPSVAAGAIRSALLAHKGVDLQEFAKGRVADPELGTPQQPGPFHLMDFRLARRCADGRVQPLYAPPADLVIRRKDDDNLECACMEPRALPSGMHSSAATELHAVLPERERTKPKSGYWLIHEGWLTYLAGRDVDPQTHLVESGDLWKLDARVGVGLDPAKRSAAEGKLFTVQAVAMWNRHHGHARNYDVGFLAEIEGAAIPHEMTLRFGGDGRAARATHVHAIDSKPDLFSEIVQAGRCRLILTSPGIFSGGWLPTGTQQQEEAVVFDLHGVRGRVVCAAVPRAEVVSGWDLAKWKPKAAQRAAPTGSVYWLDELDTTPEALRQLVDMGLWSEPCENAARRAEGFNRFAWGLWP is encoded by the coding sequence ATGGGAATCACCGCGAACCGACAGGCCCTCTTCATCGAACCGCTGGATGTCCTGGTCTTGCGGGGCAACAAGCTCTTTGGCGATCCGGGTAGCTACGGTGAGTCGCTGGTGCCGCCCTGGCCGTCGGTCGCGGCGGGCGCGATCCGGTCAGCGCTGCTTGCCCATAAGGGTGTGGACCTTCAGGAATTTGCCAAGGGGCGAGTGGCTGACCCGGAGTTGGGGACACCTCAGCAACCGGGTCCGTTCCATCTCATGGATTTCCGCCTCGCCCGCCGGTGCGCTGATGGGCGAGTCCAACCGCTGTATGCTCCTCCGGCTGATCTCGTCATCCGGCGCAAGGATGACGACAATCTCGAATGTGCATGTATGGAACCCAGGGCCTTGCCGAGCGGCATGCATTCCTCGGCGGCGACCGAGCTTCACGCCGTGCTACCGGAACGGGAACGCACCAAGCCGAAGAGCGGCTATTGGCTGATACACGAAGGCTGGCTGACCTATCTCGCGGGCCGTGACGTTGATCCTCAAACGCATCTCGTTGAAAGCGGCGATCTGTGGAAGCTCGATGCCCGCGTGGGCGTCGGGCTCGATCCGGCGAAGCGCAGCGCGGCCGAGGGCAAGCTCTTCACCGTGCAGGCCGTCGCGATGTGGAACCGGCATCATGGCCACGCGCGCAACTACGACGTCGGCTTTCTGGCCGAGATCGAAGGGGCGGCCATTCCGCACGAGATGACATTGCGGTTCGGGGGCGACGGGCGAGCGGCCCGGGCTACACACGTTCACGCGATCGACTCCAAACCTGATCTCTTCAGCGAGATTGTGCAAGCCGGCCGTTGCCGACTCATCCTCACGAGCCCGGGGATTTTCTCCGGCGGCTGGCTGCCGACGGGCACCCAGCAACAGGAGGAGGCCGTCGTGTTCGACCTGCATGGTGTTCGGGGCCGCGTCGTCTGTGCGGCGGTGCCTCGCGCGGAAGTCGTGTCGGGGTGGGATCTGGCGAAGTGGAAGCCGAAGGCGGCTCAACGCGCCGCGCCCACCGGCAGCGTCTATTGGCTGGACGAGCTGGACACCACGCCGGAAGCGCTGCGCCAACTGGTGGACATGGGGCTGTGGAGTGAGCCGTGCGAAAATGCCGCGCGGCGCGCCGAAGGCTTCAACCGGTTTGCCTGGGGTCTGTGGCCATGA
- a CDS encoding type II toxin-antitoxin system VapC family toxin translates to MKLLLDSCTFLWLIWDEPELSHEARVRIADPLNDVYLSSISLWEILLKHQAGRLALSKPVDPERYYIEQREAHRIAPLPLSEEAVAQMVKLPPLHRDPFDRMLICQAIAHGLVVCTPDRAIQQYPVRTLW, encoded by the coding sequence GTGAAGCTGCTCCTTGATAGCTGTACCTTCTTGTGGTTGATCTGGGATGAGCCGGAACTGTCGCACGAGGCCCGGGTGCGTATTGCCGATCCGCTCAACGATGTGTACTTGAGTTCGATCTCCCTCTGGGAAATCCTGCTCAAACACCAGGCGGGTCGGCTGGCCCTGTCCAAACCGGTTGATCCCGAGCGGTATTATATCGAACAACGGGAAGCCCATCGCATCGCCCCCCTGCCACTGAGCGAGGAGGCTGTTGCCCAAATGGTCAAGCTGCCGCCTCTGCACCGAGACCCCTTCGACCGCATGCTGATCTGCCAAGCGATCGCACACGGTCTCGTCGTGTGCACACCGGACCGTGCGATCCAGCAGTATCCGGTGCGCACGCTGTGGTAA
- a CDS encoding type II toxin-antitoxin system Phd/YefM family antitoxin, with protein sequence MTRFLTYYRAMPTTLNVHEAKAHLSELLDRVEAGETVVICRRNKPVAELKPVPASNLTEPRPIGLAKGVGHVLPSFFEPLDEGLLTLFEGRGAS encoded by the coding sequence TTGACCAGGTTCTTGACCTACTATCGGGCCATGCCCACTACCCTCAATGTGCATGAGGCGAAGGCCCATCTCTCCGAACTGCTCGATCGTGTTGAGGCCGGAGAAACTGTCGTTATCTGTCGCCGTAACAAACCGGTGGCCGAGCTGAAACCAGTCCCGGCGTCGAATCTCACGGAACCGCGCCCGATCGGCTTAGCGAAAGGGGTCGGCCACGTGCTGCCCTCGTTCTTCGAGCCGCTTGACGAGGGGTTGCTCACGCTGTTTGAGGGCCGTGGGGCCTCGTGA
- the cmr4 gene encoding type III-B CRISPR module RAMP protein Cmr4, producing the protein MFEKRAILFLYAVSPVHMGAGQAIGVIDNPIQRERHTGHPCFAGSGIKGAVRHGFEVLANGKVQDRPLKELITLLFGPEDRAAELYAGAVSFGDAQLVVFPVRSLKGGYVYATCPQALARAQRLLQSVGVSVNWPALPPVREGECLVANPALLSQRQINSRPTDVLHLEAFEYTAKDKQSAHLKTIAEDLPQKAIPDGNGYGFFREKLKTDLVVLSDTDFAYFVQHATLVEPHVRIEDNTGTAADGGLFYTENLPPESLLIAPLLASETRTGKSKDGDVPAGEVLAKVTNVINGQLLQIGGDATTGRGLVVASIVEGR; encoded by the coding sequence ATGTTCGAAAAACGAGCCATCCTCTTTCTCTACGCCGTAAGCCCCGTCCACATGGGGGCCGGGCAAGCCATCGGCGTGATTGACAACCCCATCCAGCGCGAGCGCCATACGGGGCACCCCTGCTTTGCCGGGAGCGGCATCAAGGGGGCCGTACGACATGGGTTCGAGGTCTTGGCCAATGGGAAGGTCCAGGATCGTCCCCTGAAGGAACTCATCACGCTGCTGTTTGGCCCGGAGGACAGGGCCGCTGAGCTCTACGCCGGGGCCGTGAGCTTCGGGGATGCGCAACTCGTGGTCTTTCCCGTGCGCAGCCTCAAGGGCGGCTATGTTTACGCCACCTGCCCGCAAGCCCTGGCCCGCGCCCAGCGGTTGCTGCAGTCCGTTGGTGTCTCCGTCAATTGGCCGGCCCTGCCCCCGGTCAGGGAGGGTGAGTGTCTTGTGGCTAATCCTGCGCTGCTCTCTCAGCGGCAGATCAATAGCCGGCCGACTGACGTCTTGCACCTGGAAGCGTTCGAGTACACCGCGAAGGACAAGCAGAGCGCTCATCTGAAAACGATCGCAGAAGATCTTCCGCAGAAGGCTATCCCAGACGGCAACGGCTATGGCTTCTTCCGCGAGAAACTCAAGACCGACCTCGTCGTGCTGTCCGACACCGACTTTGCCTATTTTGTCCAGCATGCCACGCTCGTCGAGCCCCATGTGCGCATTGAGGACAACACCGGCACGGCGGCCGATGGCGGGCTGTTTTACACCGAAAACCTGCCGCCCGAGTCGCTCCTGATCGCGCCGCTCTTGGCGAGTGAAACGCGAACCGGCAAGAGCAAGGATGGCGACGTACCAGCCGGCGAGGTGCTGGCCAAAGTCACAAACGTGATCAACGGTCAACTCTTACAGATCGGCGGCGATGCGACCACCGGCCGAGGGTTGGTCGTCGCCAGCATCGTGGAGGGAAGGTAA
- the cmr5 gene encoding type III-B CRISPR module-associated protein Cmr5, with product MATATETKQPARLTLEQQRAQDAWRCAERYNKDHVNLAKGLPALIMNGGLMQVLAFCHEKSGAYEVVAQQLRAWLNKRFNGVDRDPGFEVFMQDLMNAAPRDYQMITAEAFAWLKWLRQMASARKGGN from the coding sequence ATGGCCACCGCAACCGAAACGAAACAGCCGGCCCGGCTCACGCTAGAGCAGCAGCGCGCGCAGGACGCGTGGCGATGTGCGGAGCGTTACAACAAGGATCACGTCAACCTGGCCAAAGGACTACCGGCACTCATCATGAACGGCGGGTTGATGCAGGTGTTGGCCTTCTGCCATGAAAAGAGTGGCGCCTACGAAGTGGTCGCACAACAGCTTCGTGCCTGGCTCAACAAACGCTTCAACGGTGTGGATCGAGACCCCGGTTTTGAGGTCTTCATGCAAGACCTGATGAACGCCGCCCCGCGCGATTACCAGATGATCACCGCCGAGGCCTTCGCCTGGCTCAAGTGGCTGCGGCAGATGGCCTCAGCCCGCAAGGGAGGCAACTGA
- the cmr6 gene encoding type III-B CRISPR module RAMP protein Cmr6, whose amino-acid sequence MPIAAVPKYMQDNDPEFYLAAPPGHRFLLYFPAWGENRETRKLDWRMDDRVPKIDKKTKQQKVGKSGPEWEDLTNGQFACTIAACKTPPYDEERPRARKPKADPGLKSWMPVMEALLARQIAAASRIAHDAVHRVSAQAISPFTTGLGNEHPLENGFAFLNPYGLPYLPGSGVKGVLRQAAGELANGMWADKRGWSDEKPYAIEIGEQTVSLSMLDVLFGLESKDGDTAHVRGALSFWDMIPQIVADSLMVEIMTPHQSHYYQIDKKKNPQPPHFQSPHDSGQPTPLSFLTVPPKSRFVFHVMCDLACLKRLAPDLAENDRWKTLLQSAFEHAFAWLGFGAKTAVGYGAMIRADESASQTGERQVSPAPRSRWVDDKLRELCSKPGIKEDDALRGKTLAEAVKAIDDETTRREALADIVHRWKEKGWWASKVSGSAKQAKAIYEELLGKGPAAQGVD is encoded by the coding sequence ATGCCGATCGCGGCTGTGCCCAAGTATATGCAGGACAACGATCCGGAGTTCTATCTCGCTGCACCGCCCGGACACCGCTTTCTGCTCTATTTCCCTGCTTGGGGCGAAAACAGGGAAACGCGAAAGCTCGATTGGCGAATGGACGACCGTGTACCGAAGATCGACAAAAAGACGAAGCAGCAAAAGGTTGGGAAATCCGGACCTGAATGGGAGGACCTGACCAATGGCCAGTTTGCCTGCACGATTGCGGCATGCAAAACCCCGCCGTACGACGAGGAACGGCCACGGGCGAGGAAACCAAAGGCGGACCCTGGCCTCAAGTCATGGATGCCGGTGATGGAAGCACTGCTTGCACGTCAGATAGCGGCCGCAAGCCGGATCGCTCATGATGCGGTGCACCGCGTCAGCGCCCAAGCCATCTCCCCCTTCACCACCGGCCTCGGCAACGAGCATCCCCTGGAGAACGGCTTTGCCTTTTTGAACCCCTATGGCTTGCCGTATCTGCCCGGGAGCGGCGTGAAGGGCGTGCTGCGGCAGGCGGCGGGTGAACTGGCGAACGGCATGTGGGCCGACAAAAGGGGATGGAGCGATGAGAAGCCATATGCGATCGAGATCGGCGAACAGACGGTTTCGCTGTCGATGCTCGATGTCCTCTTTGGCCTGGAATCAAAAGACGGCGACACCGCCCACGTCCGCGGCGCCCTCTCCTTCTGGGACATGATTCCGCAGATCGTAGCCGACAGCCTCATGGTGGAGATCATGACGCCGCACCAGAGTCACTACTACCAGATTGACAAGAAGAAGAATCCTCAACCTCCGCACTTCCAATCGCCCCACGACTCCGGCCAGCCCACGCCTCTCAGCTTCCTCACCGTGCCGCCGAAGTCGCGGTTCGTCTTCCACGTCATGTGCGACCTCGCGTGCCTGAAGCGGCTTGCTCCCGATCTCGCCGAGAACGATCGCTGGAAAACGCTGCTCCAGAGCGCCTTCGAACATGCCTTTGCCTGGCTCGGCTTCGGGGCCAAAACGGCGGTCGGCTATGGGGCGATGATCCGGGCGGACGAATCAGCTTCTCAAACAGGGGAACGACAGGTCAGTCCTGCGCCCCGCTCCCGCTGGGTGGACGACAAGCTCAGGGAGTTGTGCAGCAAGCCCGGGATTAAGGAAGACGATGCGCTCCGTGGAAAAACGTTGGCCGAAGCCGTGAAAGCCATCGACGACGAGACAACTAGGCGGGAGGCCCTAGCCGACATCGTCCACCGCTGGAAGGAGAAAGGTTGGTGGGCGAGCAAGGTGTCAGGCTCGGCGAAACAAGCCAAGGCAATCTATGAGGAGTTGCTCGGCAAGGGACCGGCTGCGCAGGGCGTCGATTGA
- a CDS encoding type II toxin-antitoxin system Phd/YefM family antitoxin produces the protein MARVGVRELRNHLSRYLKKVRGGEELEVADRGRVIARVVPAERREIPAEVGALVREGAATWSGGKPKGAKRPLVLPGRSVSDLVIADRR, from the coding sequence ATGGCACGAGTCGGTGTGCGGGAATTGCGAAACCACCTCAGCCGGTACTTAAAGAAGGTCAGGGGGGGAGAGGAACTGGAGGTCGCGGACCGAGGGCGAGTGATCGCCAGAGTGGTGCCGGCTGAACGCCGGGAAATCCCGGCCGAGGTCGGCGCTCTCGTGCGTGAAGGTGCGGCTACCTGGAGCGGCGGCAAGCCTAAGGGTGCGAAACGGCCGCTCGTGTTGCCCGGTCGTTCGGTGTCGGATCTGGTTATCGCGGATCGCCGATGA
- a CDS encoding type II toxin-antitoxin system VapC family toxin: MILYCDTSALVKLYVEESGSSWVRQWVDACQVVGIAAIGYVETKAAFARAVHGGRVVRRRYRGIVADFEQDWSRYLVLEMSEQVIRQAGRLAEAHRLRAYDEVHLAAALHIRTRTAAEVNFLGFDEELNRAAGAEGLAVVPPPS; encoded by the coding sequence ATGATCCTCTACTGCGACACCAGCGCGCTGGTTAAGCTCTATGTGGAGGAGTCCGGCTCGTCGTGGGTTCGCCAATGGGTGGATGCCTGCCAGGTGGTGGGAATTGCCGCTATCGGGTATGTGGAAACCAAGGCCGCCTTCGCGCGAGCGGTTCACGGTGGCCGGGTGGTCCGGCGGCGGTATCGAGGAATCGTAGCGGACTTCGAACAGGATTGGAGCCGGTACCTCGTGCTGGAGATGAGCGAGCAGGTGATCCGGCAAGCCGGCCGGTTAGCCGAAGCGCATCGACTACGAGCCTATGATGAGGTTCACCTGGCTGCGGCACTGCACATTCGGACTCGGACTGCGGCGGAGGTCAACTTCCTGGGATTCGACGAAGAACTCAATCGGGCGGCGGGGGCAGAGGGATTGGCAGTGGTCCCGCCTCCGTCGTAA
- a CDS encoding Card1-like endonuclease domain-containing protein — MAKDAGLYDVRLGVTGLWEGTTAARNEFDVLACDRNRLLFIECKTLRFTGDENDNDLAYKVKSLGEDVRGLFGNTWVLAAQEPTPVLKDRAQQAGFQIIGPRFLGSLPQWVRLWRDGG; from the coding sequence GTGGCGAAGGATGCCGGCCTCTACGACGTGCGCCTCGGCGTTACGGGCCTGTGGGAGGGCACGACGGCGGCGCGGAACGAGTTCGACGTGCTGGCCTGCGACCGGAACCGGCTGTTGTTTATCGAGTGTAAGACCCTCCGTTTCACCGGCGACGAGAACGACAACGACCTCGCGTACAAGGTTAAGAGTCTCGGAGAAGACGTCCGCGGCCTATTCGGGAACACATGGGTCTTGGCCGCACAGGAGCCGACGCCGGTGTTGAAGGATCGGGCGCAGCAGGCCGGGTTTCAGATCATCGGGCCTCGGTTCTTAGGGAGCCTGCCGCAATGGGTCCGCCTGTGGAGGGACGGCGGGTAA